A window of the Drosophila simulans strain w501 chromosome 2L, Prin_Dsim_3.1, whole genome shotgun sequence genome harbors these coding sequences:
- the LOC27208682 gene encoding uncharacterized protein LOC27208682, which produces MQSPNRTREDFSSIRNKHETPPEKFKSAGERNLQVLNVERFLALRGNACWPAFDTKATRKRWTNKPQVVKCT; this is translated from the coding sequence ATGCAATCCCCCAATCGAACCCGGGAGGACTTCAGCTCCATTCGGAACAAACACGAAACGCCGCCAGAAAAGTTCAAGTCGGCTGGTGAAAGAAATTTACAAGTGTTAAATGTCGAACGCTTTTTGGCACTGAGGGGAAATGCGTGCTGGCCGGCTTTCGACACGAAGGCAACGCGGAAACGGTGGACAAATAAACCCCAGGTTGtaaaatgcacttaa